A stretch of the Marmota flaviventris isolate mMarFla1 chromosome 12, mMarFla1.hap1, whole genome shotgun sequence genome encodes the following:
- the Cox20 gene encoding cytochrome c oxidase assembly protein COX20, mitochondrial isoform X2 has product MAAVPEQGESGKGKPFKLLGILDVENIPCARDSILYGSLGSVVAGLGHFLLTSRIRRSCDVGVGGFILVTLGCWYNHAKQRIQERIAREGIKNQILYESTHLDPQRKQISSSSSN; this is encoded by the exons ATGGCGGCCGTGCCGGAGCAGGGCGAGTCCGGGAAGGGGAAG CCCTTTAAGCTCCTAGGAATTTTAGATGTTGAAAACATTCCCTGTGCACGGGATTCGATATTATATGGTTCATTGGGATCTGTTGTGGCTGGACTTGGACATTTTTTGTTAACTA GTAGAATTAGAAGATCATGTGATGTTGGAGTGGGAGGATTTATCCTGGTGACTTTAGGATGCTG GTATAATCATGCAAAGCAAAGAATCCAGGAAAGAATTGCCAGAGAAGGAATTAAAAACCAGATTTTATATGAAAGCACCCACCTTGATcctcaaagaaaacaaatcagcagcagcagcagcaactga
- the Cox20 gene encoding cytochrome c oxidase assembly protein COX20, mitochondrial isoform X1 yields MAAVPEQGESGKGKPFKLLGILDVENIPCARDSILYGSLGSVVAGLGHFLLTSRIRRSCDVGVGGFILVTLGCWFPCRYNHAKQRIQERIAREGIKNQILYESTHLDPQRKQISSSSSN; encoded by the exons ATGGCGGCCGTGCCGGAGCAGGGCGAGTCCGGGAAGGGGAAG CCCTTTAAGCTCCTAGGAATTTTAGATGTTGAAAACATTCCCTGTGCACGGGATTCGATATTATATGGTTCATTGGGATCTGTTGTGGCTGGACTTGGACATTTTTTGTTAACTA GTAGAATTAGAAGATCATGTGATGTTGGAGTGGGAGGATTTATCCTGGTGACTTTAGGATGCTG GTTTCCCTGTAGGTATAATCATGCAAAGCAAAGAATCCAGGAAAGAATTGCCAGAGAAGGAATTAAAAACCAGATTTTATATGAAAGCACCCACCTTGATcctcaaagaaaacaaatcagcagcagcagcagcaactga